In the genome of Girardinichthys multiradiatus isolate DD_20200921_A chromosome 7, DD_fGirMul_XY1, whole genome shotgun sequence, one region contains:
- the LOC124870785 gene encoding mast cell protease 4-like, with amino-acid sequence MIHTGAIIYVLLLVSLTGASASSIVGGKVSKPHSRPYMASLQYQDKHSCGGILVRKDFVLTAAHCQSQGDMTVVLGAHDLSKVEKSQQKIKVAKFFPHPKYTGKYDFDIMLLKLKNNATKNKYVKPFDLPKKDKKIADKLSCLVAGWGGTGPREPTSNVLKEGTEKILSIAECKNVWTKHFSSDHMICTTFTKKKGGICQGDSGGPLICKNKLQGITAFTADKKCDNPVYPHVFTKINFFLPWINKIMQKLA; translated from the exons ATGATACATACAGGTGCCATCATCTACGTCCTTCTGTTGGTCTCCCTCACCG GCGCTTCTGCCAGCAGCATAGTTGGAGGCAAAGTTTCCAAGCCCCACTCCAGACCCTACATGGCATCCCTTCAATATCAAGACAAACATTCATGTGGTGGGATACTTGTTCGGAAGGATTTTGTTCTAACTGCAGCACACTGCCA ATCTCAAGGTGACATGACGGTGGTGCTTGGAGCACATGACCTCAGCAAGGTGGAGAAAAGTCAGCAAAAGATCAAAGTGGCAAAGTTCTTTCCACATCCAAAATACACTGGAAAATATGATTTCGACATCATGCTTCTAAAG ttaaaaaataatgcCACAAAGAATAAGTACGTGAAGCCCTTTGACCTGcccaagaaagacaaaaaaatcgcTGACAAACTCAGTTGTCTTGTTGCTGGCTGGGGAGGAACTGGACCAAGAGAGCCTACTTCAAATGTTCTGAAAGAAGGGACAGAAAAGATCCTGTCCATCGctgaatgtaaaaatgtttggaccaaacatttttcttcagaccacATGATTTGCACCACATTTACTAAAAAGAAGGGGGGAATATGccag ggtGATTCCGGTGGACCTCTAATTTGCAAAAATAAGCTGCAGGGCATAACTGCTTTCACTGCAGACAAAAAATGTGATAATCCAGTGTACCCTCATGTCTTCacgaaaattaatttttttctaccCTGGATCAACAAGATAATGCAGAAGCTTGCTTAA